In the Colwellia sp. 20A7 genome, one interval contains:
- a CDS encoding arginase family protein: protein MSQLSEQLKNKLTQCLCPPGNGVFTVNTAKERKEQLHQTIFGQATGIDDLWKSSLDGLSDASNAVILGVASDCGGGILRGANWGPLFIRSTLLENYPELNTFDLGDVRVIPHLLSDKYLNEATIANCRKALYQNVQSDYYVSPLSITEDVLHDFYATFPEKGIFGLGGDHSVSYPLTKTYLQAKKQQGKRVSIIHFDAHTDLLIERLGIDLCFGSWCTHILNDLPAPEHLIQVGIRSSGKPKSHWESTFGVKQHWAHEIKDLGIETVISNILAQLAQQNIDELYVSFDIDAIDDSYASATGTPEPDGLMPQEAMQILQAIAAKYPITGADMMEIAPFTDSSGLGIISQEKTLKVAGEISAFLLKAMA from the coding sequence ATGTCGCAATTATCCGAACAACTAAAAAATAAATTAACACAATGTTTATGCCCCCCTGGTAATGGTGTTTTTACCGTAAATACGGCCAAAGAGCGTAAAGAGCAGCTACACCAAACAATCTTTGGTCAAGCCACCGGTATTGACGATTTATGGAAAAGTTCGTTAGACGGGCTTTCTGATGCATCTAACGCCGTTATTTTAGGCGTAGCATCAGATTGCGGCGGTGGAATATTACGTGGTGCTAATTGGGGCCCTTTATTTATTCGCAGTACATTGCTTGAAAACTACCCTGAGCTGAACACTTTTGATCTAGGAGATGTTCGTGTTATTCCACATTTGCTTTCAGATAAATATTTAAACGAAGCCACCATCGCTAATTGTCGTAAAGCTTTGTATCAAAATGTTCAGAGTGACTATTATGTTAGCCCTTTAAGCATTACTGAAGACGTTCTACATGATTTTTATGCTACATTTCCTGAAAAGGGTATTTTTGGTTTAGGAGGCGATCATAGTGTCAGCTATCCTTTAACAAAAACATATTTACAAGCTAAAAAACAACAAGGTAAGCGTGTCAGCATTATTCACTTTGATGCACACACAGACTTATTAATAGAACGTTTAGGTATCGATTTATGTTTTGGATCTTGGTGTACTCATATTTTAAATGACTTACCTGCACCTGAACATTTAATTCAAGTGGGCATTCGTTCAAGTGGTAAACCTAAATCTCATTGGGAAAGCACTTTTGGCGTAAAACAACATTGGGCACATGAAATTAAAGATTTAGGTATAGAAACAGTTATTAGTAATATTCTTGCCCAATTAGCACAACAAAATATTGATGAACTTTATGTTAGTTTTGATATTGATGCTATTGACGACAGTTATGCTTCAGCTACTGGAACGCCAGAGCCTGACGGATTAATGCCACAAGAGGCCATGCAAATATTGCAAGCCATTGCAGCGAAATACCCTATAACAGGTGCAGATATGATGGAGATAGCACCGTTTACAGACAGCTCTGGCTTAGGGATTATTAGTCAAGAAAAAACATTAAAAGTAGCAGGTGAAATTTCTGCATTTTTATTGAAAGCGATGGCGTAA